A genomic stretch from Nocardia wallacei includes:
- the uvrC gene encoding excinuclease ABC subunit UvrC: protein MADPATYRPAPGTIPLEPGVYKFRDGFGQVIYVGKAKSLRNRLNSYFADVAALHPRTRQMVTTAASVEWTVVTTEVEALQLEYNWIKEFDPRFNVRYRDDKTYPMLAVSMNEEYPRVFVYRGARKKGVRYFGPYAHAWAIRETVDLLLRVFPVRTCSAGVFKRHRQIGRPCLLGYIDKCSAPCISRVSAEEHRRIAEDFCDFLSGKTDRMVRDLKRQMQAAAEDLDFETAARLRDDVQALERALEKQAVVLGTGTDADVVAFATDELEAAVQIFHVRDGRVRGQRGWVVDKSGDAIDEVEPGGELPALVEQFLTQFYGEQAAFAEHTDTETPATVVPREVLVPTLPGDPEQIQGWLTELRGAGVQLRVPQRGDKKALMETVQRNAAEALAQHKLKRAGDLTARSAALQGIQDALDLDSAPLRIECVDISHVQGTDVVASLVVFEDGLPRKSEYRHYTIKEAAGEGRSDDVGSIAEVTRRRFYRLRRDLEAMEAADLRSGPVPAPEVVAPLVDTGDDTEPNIPPGIDPKTGKPRKFSYPPNLYVVDGGAPQVNAAAEVLDELGITDVAVIGLAKRLEEVWVPGEPDPVIMPRTSESLYLLQRVRDEAHRFAITFHRSKRSRRMTASALDSVRGLGASRRTALVMHFGSVARLKEATVEEITEVPGIGVATAKAVLAALNASEANGG from the coding sequence GTGGCAGATCCAGCGACCTACCGGCCGGCGCCGGGCACCATTCCGCTCGAACCCGGCGTCTACAAGTTCCGGGACGGGTTCGGGCAGGTCATCTACGTCGGCAAGGCCAAGAGTCTGCGCAATCGGCTGAACTCCTATTTCGCCGATGTCGCCGCCCTGCACCCGCGCACCCGCCAGATGGTGACCACCGCCGCCAGCGTCGAGTGGACGGTCGTCACCACCGAGGTGGAAGCCCTTCAGCTGGAATACAACTGGATCAAGGAGTTCGACCCGCGGTTCAACGTCCGCTACCGCGACGACAAGACCTATCCGATGCTCGCGGTGAGCATGAACGAGGAATATCCGCGGGTGTTCGTCTACCGGGGTGCGCGCAAGAAGGGTGTCCGGTACTTCGGCCCGTACGCCCACGCGTGGGCCATCCGCGAGACGGTCGACCTGCTGCTGCGGGTGTTCCCGGTGCGCACCTGCTCCGCCGGGGTGTTCAAACGGCATCGGCAGATCGGCCGCCCGTGCCTGCTCGGCTACATCGACAAGTGCTCCGCGCCGTGCATCTCCCGGGTCAGCGCCGAGGAGCACCGCCGCATCGCCGAGGACTTCTGCGACTTCCTCTCCGGCAAGACCGACCGGATGGTGCGCGATCTCAAACGCCAGATGCAGGCCGCCGCCGAGGACCTCGACTTCGAGACCGCCGCCCGCCTGCGCGACGACGTGCAGGCGCTGGAGCGCGCCCTGGAGAAGCAGGCGGTGGTGCTCGGCACCGGCACCGACGCCGACGTGGTCGCCTTCGCCACCGACGAACTCGAGGCCGCGGTCCAGATCTTCCACGTCCGCGACGGCCGGGTGCGCGGCCAGCGCGGCTGGGTGGTCGACAAATCCGGCGACGCCATCGACGAGGTGGAACCGGGCGGCGAGCTGCCCGCGCTGGTCGAGCAATTCCTCACCCAGTTCTACGGTGAACAGGCGGCCTTCGCCGAGCACACCGACACCGAGACCCCCGCCACCGTGGTGCCACGCGAGGTGCTGGTGCCCACCCTGCCCGGCGACCCCGAACAGATCCAGGGCTGGCTGACGGAACTGCGCGGCGCCGGAGTGCAGCTGCGGGTGCCCCAGCGCGGCGACAAGAAGGCGCTGATGGAGACCGTGCAGCGCAACGCCGCCGAGGCGCTGGCCCAGCACAAACTCAAGCGCGCCGGTGATCTGACCGCGAGATCGGCTGCGCTGCAAGGTATTCAGGATGCCCTGGACCTCGACAGCGCTCCGCTGCGCATCGAATGCGTCGACATCAGCCACGTGCAGGGCACCGATGTGGTGGCCTCGCTGGTGGTGTTCGAGGACGGGCTGCCGCGCAAATCCGAGTATCGCCACTACACCATCAAGGAGGCGGCGGGGGAGGGCCGTTCCGACGACGTCGGGAGCATCGCCGAGGTGACCCGGCGGCGGTTCTACCGGCTGCGCCGCGACCTGGAGGCGATGGAGGCCGCCGATCTCCGGTCGGGCCCGGTGCCCGCCCCGGAGGTGGTGGCCCCGCTCGTGGACACCGGTGACGACACGGAGCCGAACATCCCGCCGGGCATTGATCCGAAGACGGGCAAGCCGCGCAAATTCTCCTACCCGCCGAACCTGTACGTCGTCGACGGCGGCGCGCCCCAGGTGAACGCGGCCGCCGAGGTGCTCGACGAACTCGGCATCACCGACGTCGCGGTGATCGGCCTGGCCAAACGCCTCGAGGAGGTGTGGGTGCCGGGCGAACCGGACCCGGTGATCATGCCCCGCACGAGCGAGTCGCTGTATCTGCTGCAGCGGGTCCGCGACGAGGCACACCGCTTCGCCATCACCTTCCACCGCAGCAAGCGCTCGCGACGGATGACGGCGTCGGCGCTGGACTCGGTGCGCGGCCTCGGCGCGTCCAGGCGCACCGCGCTGGTCATGCACTTCGGGTCCGTGGCCCGATTGAAGGAAGCTACGGTGGAGGAGATCACGGAGGTCCCGGGTATCGGGGTCGCGACGGCGAAGGCCGTGCTCGCGGCCCTGAACGCGAGCGAGGCGAACGGCGGATGA
- a CDS encoding SDR family NAD(P)-dependent oxidoreductase — MDMDTVAGRKVLITGAAMGLGKSFAERAVRELAADVVLWDVNEQALKETAAELAAAGTSRVHHYVVDVSDAAAIAEAAASVRADVGDVDVLVNNAGIVRGNGYFWETRDRADIHKTVAINSLAPMYITLEFLPAMVSGRTPARVLNIASSAALVANPRMSVYAGSKWAALGWSDSVRLELEQSGNDHVKVTTFCPTYINTGMFEGAKGFWFTPIIEQEEAVDTAWTRMKKGDPLVVMPWTSRFNRAVSGLLPLKVRDFYLDTVGVYHSMDEFTGRKG; from the coding sequence ATGGATATGGATACGGTTGCCGGGCGGAAGGTGCTGATCACCGGGGCCGCGATGGGGCTGGGCAAGTCCTTCGCCGAGCGTGCGGTGCGTGAGCTGGCCGCCGACGTCGTGCTGTGGGACGTCAACGAGCAGGCGCTGAAGGAGACCGCGGCCGAACTGGCCGCGGCGGGTACCTCGCGAGTGCACCACTACGTGGTCGACGTGTCGGACGCGGCGGCCATCGCCGAGGCGGCGGCCTCGGTGCGAGCGGATGTCGGTGACGTCGACGTCCTGGTGAACAACGCGGGCATCGTGCGGGGCAACGGCTACTTCTGGGAGACCCGAGACCGGGCCGACATCCATAAGACGGTGGCCATCAATTCCCTTGCGCCGATGTACATCACGCTGGAGTTCCTCCCGGCGATGGTGTCCGGCCGCACGCCCGCGCGGGTGCTGAACATCGCCTCGTCGGCGGCCCTGGTGGCCAATCCGCGCATGAGCGTCTACGCCGGGTCCAAGTGGGCGGCGCTGGGCTGGTCGGATTCGGTGCGGCTGGAATTGGAGCAGTCCGGCAACGACCACGTCAAGGTCACCACCTTCTGCCCGACCTACATCAACACCGGAATGTTCGAGGGCGCCAAGGGTTTCTGGTTCACGCCCATCATCGAGCAGGAGGAAGCGGTCGACACCGCGTGGACCCGGATGAAGAAGGGCGACCCGCTGGTGGTCATGCCGTGGACCTCGCGGTTCAACCGCGCCGTCTCCGGCCTGCTGCCGCTGAAGGTGCGCGACTTCTACCTCGACACCGTCGGCGTCTACCACTCCATGGACGAGTTCACCGGCCGCAAGGGCTAG